From the genome of Candidatus Woesearchaeota archaeon:
AATAAGGAAGGGATTTGAAAGAGAGCTTAATTCGGGAGGAAAAAAAGTCCAGCTTTTCGTGCTTGACGAAAAATGCATTATTGCAAGCGCCTAAAGCCGTATCTCAAAATCCTCAAATTCCTCAATAGGCATTTCCTCTTCTTCTGAGCGCTCAATCCTTGACATTATGGGACCGCGCTTGCACTGCCTTGAAAAAACCAGAATCTTTTCATCAGAGCCGTTTGCAACAACCTCAACGCAGTCCTTTAAGTTTCTGACAAAGCCCTTAACTCCTATAAGCTTCGCCTGCTGC
Proteins encoded in this window:
- a CDS encoding acylphosphatase, which gives rise to MKQVHLRLYGDVQGVGFRFFIRQQAKLIGVKGFVRNLKDCVEVVANGSDEKILVFSRQCKRGPIMSRIERSEEEEMPIEEFEDFEIRL